One segment of uncultured Desulfovibrio sp. DNA contains the following:
- a CDS encoding outer membrane lipoprotein carrier protein LolA, which yields MRSSVGLLLLAGLFIAFIVLPASAVAQEQPLANAEALLDAAAKQSAGITSLSADFVQEKSMAVLARPMTSQGYFCLRRAAQAANAQARATSKDDNGFETADSLLWAYTRPLASGFIYKNGRGALWEGSPEATRPANERESTVITAIIRNILDWISIDPAALRATYRLERPQADKPMLLLYPLRQSFFARLEVTFADDLKSVRQLTFAERNGDTVRIAFNQTRVNEALPAPCAVLEAAGSGGQ from the coding sequence ATGCGTTCATCTGTGGGCCTGCTGCTCTTGGCTGGGCTTTTTATTGCTTTTATCGTGTTGCCGGCTTCTGCGGTTGCGCAGGAGCAGCCGCTTGCAAACGCCGAGGCTCTGCTTGATGCTGCCGCAAAGCAAAGTGCTGGCATTACCAGCCTGAGCGCTGATTTTGTGCAGGAAAAGTCCATGGCCGTGTTGGCCCGCCCCATGACCTCGCAAGGCTATTTTTGCCTGCGCCGTGCTGCCCAGGCGGCCAATGCCCAGGCGCGTGCAACCAGCAAGGATGACAACGGCTTTGAAACCGCCGACAGCCTGCTTTGGGCTTATACCCGTCCTCTTGCCTCTGGCTTCATTTACAAGAATGGAAGAGGCGCACTGTGGGAAGGCTCGCCGGAAGCAACGCGCCCTGCCAATGAGCGGGAATCCACTGTCATTACAGCTATAATCCGGAATATTCTGGACTGGATCAGCATTGATCCGGCGGCTCTACGCGCCACCTACAGGCTCGAGCGCCCGCAGGCCGACAAACCCATGCTTCTGCTGTACCCCCTTCGACAGTCTTTTTTTGCAAGGCTTGAAGTAACCTTCGCCGATGATCTCAAGAGCGTACGCCAGTTGACCTTTGCGGAACGTAACGGCGATACGGTGCGCATTGCCTTTAACCAAACTCGGGTCAACGAGGCCTTGCCAGCGCCCTGCGCCGTGCTTGAGGCAGCGGGGAGCGGTGGTCAGTAG
- a CDS encoding 3-hydroxyacyl-ACP dehydratase, giving the protein MNTDLQQPLTAIVPHRAPMLLLSGLESFSSEEARATAAVREDNPFLRPDGKLERVAYAEIMAQCFAAGAGASLLAAGGACAGWGYLAALRDVTVRADACVGQCLDVFVRVSARLGEIAVVDGEVHAEGQLLATAQFKIFMPEETA; this is encoded by the coding sequence GTGAATACTGATTTGCAGCAGCCTCTTACGGCCATTGTGCCGCACCGTGCCCCCATGCTTCTTCTGAGCGGGCTTGAAAGTTTTAGCTCGGAAGAAGCGCGGGCAACGGCGGCAGTGCGGGAAGATAATCCCTTTCTGCGGCCCGATGGCAAACTTGAGCGCGTGGCCTATGCGGAAATCATGGCGCAGTGTTTTGCCGCCGGGGCCGGGGCCAGCCTGCTTGCAGCAGGCGGTGCCTGCGCGGGCTGGGGCTACCTTGCCGCCCTGCGCGATGTAACCGTGCGTGCAGATGCGTGCGTGGGGCAGTGCCTGGACGTCTTTGTGCGCGTCTCAGCCAGACTTGGCGAAATTGCGGTGGTTGACGGCGAGGTGCATGCCGAGGGTCAGCTACTGGCCACCGCGCAGTTCAAGATATTTATGCCGGAGGAAACGGCCTGA
- a CDS encoding lysophospholipid acyltransferase family protein yields the protein MHSSRPCAMKEPSRRNSNIVSNIAISAIFVCWTIIILPLTLCIAALHTVFPGVMCVVNRRYIWLYGRSTLFFLRPWLPVRIRNAHMAVEYPGSVVVCNHQSFLDIYLLAAQDQANVCLITKSWPFRLLFFFAPTMRSAEYIDAESLSAEQVEALCLERLRDGVTLVIFPEGSRTRTGALGKFRAGAFHVAVKAGRPVLPLLIHNSFQVFPPGARGFHPATIHMEFLDPVWPQAFAGELLPHRAMMRHVRNLYVKHLTCVTGE from the coding sequence ATGCATTCATCGAGGCCTTGCGCGATGAAGGAACCGTCAAGGCGGAACAGTAATATTGTGTCAAACATTGCCATAAGTGCAATTTTTGTTTGCTGGACAATTATTATTTTGCCTTTAACTCTGTGCATTGCTGCGTTGCACACGGTTTTCCCCGGTGTTATGTGCGTGGTTAATCGGCGGTACATCTGGCTTTATGGCCGTTCTACGCTGTTTTTTTTGCGGCCCTGGCTGCCGGTGCGTATTCGCAACGCACATATGGCAGTGGAGTATCCTGGGTCGGTTGTTGTGTGCAACCATCAGTCTTTTTTGGATATATACCTGCTTGCGGCGCAGGATCAGGCCAATGTGTGCCTGATAACCAAAAGTTGGCCCTTCCGGTTGCTCTTTTTCTTTGCGCCCACCATGCGCAGCGCGGAATATATTGATGCGGAGAGTTTGTCCGCAGAACAGGTCGAGGCCTTATGCCTTGAGCGTCTGCGTGATGGGGTTACGCTGGTGATTTTCCCCGAGGGCAGCCGTACCCGTACTGGTGCTCTGGGCAAGTTCAGGGCTGGCGCTTTCCACGTTGCTGTTAAGGCCGGTCGCCCTGTACTCCCCTTGCTTATCCACAACAGCTTCCAGGTGTTTCCTCCTGGTGCCAGGGGCTTTCATCCTGCTACCATCCATATGGAGTTTCTTGATCCGGTATGGCCACAGGCCTTTGCCGGAGAACTTTTACCGCATCGCGCCATGATGCGGCATGTCAGAAATCTTTATGTAAAACATCTAACGTGTGTGACAGGAGAGTAA
- a CDS encoding acyl carrier protein, protein MNDNKIRETIDAALSEEFELSPDQLVPAAYIKEDLGLDSLDIVDMVIVLEKAFNFKLQNKESLVKIQTLGDIYAFIEALRDEGTVKAEQ, encoded by the coding sequence ATGAACGATAATAAAATTAGAGAGACGATTGACGCGGCCTTGAGTGAAGAATTTGAATTGTCCCCGGATCAGCTTGTTCCTGCAGCGTATATCAAGGAAGACCTCGGGCTTGATAGCCTTGATATCGTAGATATGGTCATAGTGCTGGAAAAGGCCTTCAACTTCAAATTGCAAAACAAAGAGTCCCTGGTAAAAATTCAGACACTTGGGGACATTTATGCATTCATCGAGGCCTTGCGCGATGAAGGAACCGTCAAGGCGGAACAGTAA
- a CDS encoding beta-ketoacyl synthase, whose protein sequence is MRGKRVVVTGMGAVSPFGEGVAAMYEGVRDNRCALSPLPAYKLEGLSCRVAGLVPPLQEKRIPRELRRSMSPMSIFACLAAWEALANAGLSNRPEQRMGVAVGSTVGSPTMLHEFFEMFLRERSVESMRSTVFFKVMSHTVAANVALACGCAGRTLAPAAACASGLMSLCLGFEAIAAGREEMMLCGGADEFHLLTSATFDRLGAASHTEDPDCASRPFDAERTGIVCGEGAGILLLESLESAQARNAPILAEIRGAAISSSPGSIAQPDAAAIADCMRRTLEDAGAQAQDVAYVNAHATATEFGDIAEGQAIEAVFGSATPVSSFKGHLGHTMAASGALESILCIEMLQSSTYFPTRGLRKPDARCGNLNHMNGQLHKPSGLVLKNSFALGGCNCTILFDRLSENSISVGKE, encoded by the coding sequence ATGCGCGGAAAGCGAGTAGTCGTAACGGGCATGGGCGCAGTTTCGCCATTCGGCGAAGGCGTGGCAGCCATGTACGAAGGTGTGCGCGATAACCGCTGCGCATTGTCCCCCTTGCCAGCCTACAAGCTTGAAGGCTTGTCTTGCCGAGTAGCCGGGCTGGTGCCGCCTTTGCAGGAAAAGCGCATTCCAAGGGAATTGCGGCGTTCCATGTCGCCCATGTCGATTTTTGCCTGCCTGGCTGCCTGGGAGGCTCTGGCCAATGCCGGGCTGAGCAATCGCCCCGAGCAACGCATGGGTGTAGCTGTAGGCTCAACGGTTGGCAGCCCCACCATGCTGCACGAGTTTTTTGAGATGTTTCTGCGCGAGCGCAGCGTGGAGAGCATGCGCAGCACCGTATTTTTTAAGGTCATGAGCCACACGGTTGCCGCCAATGTGGCCCTGGCCTGCGGGTGCGCAGGCCGCACGCTTGCGCCTGCCGCCGCCTGCGCCTCTGGCCTCATGAGCCTGTGTCTCGGGTTTGAGGCTATCGCGGCAGGGCGGGAAGAAATGATGCTCTGTGGCGGCGCGGATGAATTTCACCTGTTGACCTCCGCCACCTTTGACCGTCTTGGCGCTGCCTCGCACACAGAAGACCCGGATTGCGCCTCGCGTCCCTTTGATGCGGAGCGCACAGGCATTGTTTGCGGCGAGGGTGCGGGCATCCTGCTGCTGGAGAGTCTGGAAAGCGCTCAGGCCCGCAATGCGCCCATACTGGCGGAAATACGCGGCGCTGCCATATCTTCATCGCCCGGCAGCATCGCCCAGCCCGACGCGGCTGCCATTGCCGACTGCATGCGCAGAACATTGGAAGATGCAGGCGCGCAAGCTCAGGATGTTGCCTATGTTAACGCCCATGCCACCGCTACCGAATTCGGTGATATTGCAGAAGGGCAGGCCATTGAAGCCGTTTTTGGCTCTGCAACACCTGTCAGCAGCTTCAAAGGGCACCTGGGGCATACCATGGCGGCCAGCGGTGCGCTGGAAAGCATTTTGTGTATAGAAATGTTGCAGTCCTCCACCTATTTTCCAACGCGCGGCTTGCGTAAGCCTGATGCCAGATGCGGAAATTTGAATCATATGAACGGGCAGCTGCATAAACCAAGTGGTTTGGTATTGAAAAATAGTTTTGCGCTTGGCGGTTGCAATTGCACTATCTTATTTGATAGGTTGAGTGAAAATTCAATCAGTGTTGGGAAAGAATGA
- a CDS encoding NAD(P)/FAD-dependent oxidoreductase: MRCVVAGSGITGLTAALLLARQGHDVAVVEAGPRVAPLLRGFWREGLYFDTGFHCGGGLHAGGVLRRWLRALGVEKHLRQITTSRTEVFHFADGKVFQLPAGQAAVTEAVERQFPGAGPAMKAFLHHMDTELGHSPYLNPSVWSEPSFALHSVGSVAQYAASAGFPPHLRAMLGTRCLLYGVRPEESSLEEYSLVAGPYFQSSGSWQGGGLALVEALLTGLGELGVTVRCNAAVAGIEADKAQGVRGVALGDGSRLACERCFFTGHPSQLEGLIPKGLMRPAYLHRINELPETRSAMLLFAETRDCLNENESIYLLPEPSAEELFPGVESAHPSVYLFCDRPQPDGRKAVMAVALMDDKDLPGGDPHPRPKSYVEWKRESTARLQAYIEKRLPELAGRWRILDAASPLTMRRWVYGATGSLYGVQHHLDAMPMLPVTRLPGLFLAGQNILLPGVLGGMVSAALAVGFSFGHDNVLKEFRECAESE, from the coding sequence ATGCGCTGCGTGGTCGCAGGCAGCGGCATTACCGGCCTGACTGCCGCCTTGCTGCTGGCGCGTCAGGGCCACGATGTTGCCGTGGTGGAGGCTGGCCCGCGCGTTGCCCCGCTGCTGCGTGGTTTTTGGCGCGAAGGCCTGTATTTTGATACGGGATTTCACTGCGGCGGCGGTCTGCATGCCGGTGGCGTTTTGCGCCGCTGGCTGCGGGCGCTGGGTGTAGAAAAGCATTTGCGGCAGATCACGACCAGCCGCACGGAGGTCTTTCACTTTGCCGACGGCAAGGTGTTTCAGCTCCCGGCAGGGCAAGCGGCGGTAACAGAAGCTGTTGAGCGGCAATTCCCCGGTGCCGGGCCAGCCATGAAGGCTTTTCTGCACCATATGGATACTGAACTGGGGCACTCCCCGTACCTGAATCCTTCTGTGTGGTCAGAACCGTCATTTGCGCTCCACAGCGTGGGCAGCGTGGCCCAGTATGCTGCATCTGCGGGTTTTCCTCCTCACTTGCGGGCCATGCTCGGCACCCGGTGCCTTTTGTACGGCGTGCGGCCCGAAGAATCCTCGCTTGAAGAATATTCCCTTGTGGCGGGGCCGTATTTTCAGTCCAGCGGCTCGTGGCAGGGTGGTGGGCTGGCTCTGGTTGAGGCGCTTCTGACGGGCCTCGGCGAACTTGGGGTCACTGTGCGCTGCAACGCTGCCGTTGCGGGTATAGAGGCGGACAAGGCGCAAGGCGTGCGCGGCGTGGCATTAGGTGATGGTTCCCGCCTTGCCTGCGAGCGCTGCTTCTTTACCGGGCATCCCTCGCAGCTTGAGGGGCTGATTCCCAAGGGCCTCATGCGTCCGGCCTACCTGCACCGCATAAATGAGCTACCGGAAACACGTTCCGCCATGCTGCTGTTTGCAGAAACACGCGATTGCCTGAATGAAAACGAAAGCATCTATCTGCTGCCGGAGCCTTCAGCGGAAGAATTGTTCCCGGGTGTGGAAAGCGCACACCCCAGCGTATACCTCTTTTGCGACAGACCGCAGCCAGATGGCAGAAAGGCCGTGATGGCCGTGGCGCTTATGGACGACAAGGATTTGCCCGGCGGCGATCCGCATCCGCGCCCCAAAAGCTATGTGGAGTGGAAGCGTGAGTCCACTGCCCGGTTGCAGGCCTACATTGAAAAACGGTTACCGGAACTGGCTGGGCGCTGGCGCATCCTGGATGCAGCAAGCCCGTTGACCATGCGGCGCTGGGTTTACGGCGCTACTGGCAGCCTTTATGGCGTGCAGCACCATCTGGACGCCATGCCCATGCTGCCTGTCACACGCCTGCCGGGGTTGTTTTTGGCCGGGCAGAACATTCTGCTGCCCGGTGTGTTGGGTGGCATGGTCAGTGCTGCTCTGGCCGTGGGATTTTCTTTCGGTCATGATAACGTTCTCAAGGAGTTCAGGGAATGCGCGGAAAGCGAGTAG
- a CDS encoding beta-ketoacyl synthase: protein MRRVVITGVGLVSVLGVSREQIANALYNGISGIVADPQRLEHGFHSPLTGRIDGFDCARHINKKQRKSMPDFAIQAHAATLDALDQAGLAPEDLRSDRCGLVFGNDSTVQSVVDQQAALQEAGCTSGMGSGHVFRCMNSTITMNLNVLLGNTGPSWTVSAACASGAYAIGQAADQIRLGRLDRVVCGAAQEVNWPSVCSFDGLGAFSARTPAEAASRPFDKGRDGLVPSGGAAALLLEDYDTAHRRNACILAEVLGFGCSADGETLSVPSRTGLARAMRMALAEGGLSTADVDIVNAHATSTPQGDAAEAANLRAVFGADCPDVMALKSLTGHELWMSGASQVAYAVIMAQAGFTAATINYEEPDEDTAGIPVLVRRLEQPPRVVLNNAAGFGGSNASIVLRLG from the coding sequence ATGCGGCGAGTTGTCATAACTGGCGTGGGGCTTGTATCCGTTCTGGGCGTTAGCCGCGAGCAGATCGCCAATGCGTTGTATAATGGAATTTCGGGCATAGTTGCCGACCCGCAGCGGCTGGAGCATGGCTTTCACAGCCCGCTTACAGGGCGTATAGACGGTTTTGATTGCGCGCGCCATATTAACAAGAAGCAGCGCAAAAGCATGCCGGATTTTGCCATTCAGGCGCATGCGGCAACGCTGGATGCCCTGGATCAGGCCGGGCTGGCACCCGAAGACCTGCGCTCAGACAGGTGCGGCCTTGTTTTTGGCAATGATTCCACGGTGCAGTCTGTAGTTGACCAGCAGGCGGCGCTTCAGGAGGCTGGCTGCACTTCCGGCATGGGCAGCGGCCATGTTTTTCGTTGCATGAATTCCACCATCACCATGAATCTCAACGTGCTGCTTGGCAATACCGGCCCAAGCTGGACGGTAAGCGCCGCCTGCGCCAGCGGGGCATATGCCATCGGTCAGGCGGCAGACCAGATTCGCCTTGGGCGGCTTGACCGTGTGGTCTGCGGCGCTGCGCAAGAAGTGAACTGGCCGTCTGTCTGCTCCTTTGACGGCCTTGGGGCTTTTTCTGCGCGTACCCCCGCGGAGGCGGCCTCCCGCCCTTTTGACAAGGGCAGGGATGGGCTGGTGCCAAGCGGCGGCGCTGCGGCCCTGCTGCTGGAAGATTACGATACGGCCCACAGGCGCAATGCCTGCATTCTGGCAGAAGTGCTGGGCTTTGGTTGCAGCGCGGACGGCGAGACCCTTTCCGTTCCCAGCCGCACAGGGCTTGCGCGCGCCATGCGTATGGCTCTGGCGGAAGGCGGGCTGAGTACTGCTGATGTGGATATTGTCAACGCGCATGCCACATCCACCCCTCAGGGCGATGCGGCGGAGGCAGCCAATCTGCGGGCCGTTTTCGGCGCTGACTGCCCCGATGTCATGGCGCTGAAAAGCCTCACAGGGCATGAACTGTGGATGTCTGGCGCGTCGCAGGTGGCCTACGCCGTCATTATGGCGCAGGCGGGCTTTACGGCTGCTACCATAAATTATGAAGAGCCGGACGAAGATACCGCTGGCATTCCCGTGCTTGTCCGCAGGCTGGAGCAACCCCCGCGCGTCGTGCTGAATAATGCCGCGGGCTTTGGCGGCAGCAACGCCAGTATAGTGTTGAGGCTCGGCTGA
- the fabG gene encoding 3-oxoacyl-ACP reductase FabG, which produces MQTSPIALVTGASKGIGKAIALGLAADGFDIWLNYRNDHDAAEAVRDAIEALGRQCALLPFDVADKDAVGAALDPLLAAETPFALINNAGFARDTVFGLMSEEQWDSVIGVHLNGFFHVSRKVVPQMQRARVGRVINIASTSGQAGMAGQVNYSTAKAGLIGATRALARELGRRNVLVNAVAPGFISTEMTAGLPVDEYMKSVPLGRPGLPEEVAGCVRFLCSNLSSYVTGQVLSVNGGLYM; this is translated from the coding sequence ATGCAAACTTCGCCCATAGCTCTGGTAACGGGCGCAAGCAAGGGAATTGGCAAGGCCATTGCCCTTGGCTTGGCCGCCGATGGTTTTGATATCTGGCTGAACTACCGCAACGACCACGATGCCGCAGAAGCCGTGCGCGATGCCATTGAGGCTCTGGGCCGTCAATGCGCGTTGCTGCCCTTTGACGTGGCGGACAAAGATGCGGTGGGAGCCGCCCTTGATCCACTGCTGGCGGCGGAAACTCCCTTTGCCCTGATCAACAACGCGGGCTTTGCCCGCGATACCGTCTTTGGCCTTATGTCCGAAGAGCAGTGGGATTCCGTCATCGGTGTGCACCTCAACGGATTTTTCCATGTATCGCGCAAGGTTGTGCCGCAGATGCAGCGTGCGCGCGTAGGGCGCGTTATAAATATTGCTTCTACCTCAGGGCAAGCTGGCATGGCCGGGCAGGTGAACTATTCCACAGCCAAGGCTGGTCTTATCGGTGCCACACGCGCCCTTGCCCGCGAGCTTGGGCGCCGCAACGTGCTTGTTAATGCCGTGGCCCCTGGCTTTATCAGCACCGAAATGACGGCCGGGCTGCCAGTGGATGAATATATGAAAAGCGTGCCCCTTGGCAGACCGGGTTTGCCGGAAGAAGTGGCGGGCTGCGTGCGATTTTTGTGTTCCAACTTGTCGTCCTACGTTACCGGACAGGTGCTGTCTGTTAACGGCGGACTGTACATGTGA
- a CDS encoding LemA family protein — protein sequence MSTGILIAIGAAVVVFAVIVALYNALVRGKNMVEEAWSSIDVQLKRRHDLVPNLVSAVRQYASHEKGLFEEVSAARARSLSAQGDVAAQAKAENLLSGALGKLFAIAEAYPELKASENYRQLQQSLATLEDEIQMARRYYNGAAREQNDRVRQFPGNLVAGFFHFAPVTYFELDSPAERVVPDVGAQ from the coding sequence ATGAGCACCGGCATTTTGATCGCCATAGGGGCCGCTGTGGTTGTGTTTGCGGTCATTGTAGCCCTTTACAATGCCCTGGTGCGCGGCAAAAACATGGTGGAGGAAGCCTGGAGCAGCATTGATGTGCAACTTAAGCGGCGGCACGATCTGGTGCCCAATCTGGTCAGCGCCGTCAGGCAGTACGCCAGCCACGAAAAGGGCCTGTTTGAAGAAGTGAGCGCTGCGCGCGCCCGCAGCCTCTCCGCACAGGGTGATGTTGCGGCACAGGCCAAGGCGGAGAATCTGCTTTCCGGCGCGCTGGGCAAACTCTTTGCCATTGCGGAAGCCTACCCGGAGCTTAAGGCCAGCGAAAACTATCGCCAGTTGCAGCAAAGCCTTGCAACGCTGGAAGACGAAATCCAGATGGCCCGCCGCTACTACAACGGCGCAGCAAGGGAACAGAACGACCGCGTCCGCCAGTTCCCCGGCAATCTGGTTGCCGGATTTTTCCACTTTGCCCCTGTCACTTATTTTGAACTTGATTCACCAGCAGAACGGGTGGTTCCTGATGTTGGTGCACAATAA
- a CDS encoding DUF2207 domain-containing protein: protein MHTPYASSCFTRRMVLTVCALLLCIHAMCFAAYGQERIESFASTVTIHQDGSMHVREAIVVHAEGNQIKKGIYRELPLLYSGPANYSGTVPFTVTSASIDGVPLNPVETEIRGDYIRVLMRGKEPLSTGQHRFVLEYDTSLHLRFYESNGELNWNATGVWGFPILNASCRVILPKGVAVRQTAAWAGPAGSKDTNGISIDRTQANEAAFTLARTLEPDTQFTVAVAFDRQSIADPVFPLALQQQREEEALELARQEEELAIRERGLLFEVLYDNPLLPAQCLAFCAVFLYYFLLWQRLGIDPPKGAIFPRYYPPKAAQWSKKSAAEATPQVLSPLAVEFFYKSARISGRGLAATFLALAFKGLCRISKADAKTYALELTAASNGRKGELSAEEQTVYRELARCAGKGEKLLLRPKDEDVRSIFNAARANLKQNFKGAWRLNTWVAVLGWFLVLPLAFAASFWEVDPALLTPDGSQMPLILLLLAVCLAFCAALALPLLLMRQQTKSLLVTLGLMVLPLAGITAVGLQFYFYDLGWLLLLLMIITSIAFTAVIKAPSPAARQVLDEIDGLAMYMRTAELPRMEQVSAQDEKPEDTPEVFRRLLPYALVLGLEKTWCNRFADQLQAAALEDSGVDVALVHGHGGWSDFSNGFGSAVSASSASAESSSASGFSSGGGGAGSGSGGGGGGGL from the coding sequence ATGCATACGCCCTATGCCAGCAGTTGTTTTACACGCCGCATGGTACTGACCGTATGCGCCCTGCTGCTCTGCATCCATGCCATGTGCTTTGCTGCATACGGGCAGGAACGCATAGAGAGTTTCGCCTCCACCGTTACAATCCATCAAGACGGCAGCATGCACGTGCGAGAAGCAATTGTTGTGCATGCGGAAGGCAATCAGATTAAAAAAGGCATATATCGCGAGCTTCCTCTGCTCTATTCCGGCCCGGCAAACTACAGTGGTACGGTTCCTTTCACCGTTACATCCGCAAGCATTGACGGAGTGCCCCTCAACCCGGTCGAAACCGAAATCAGGGGCGATTACATTCGGGTGCTCATGCGCGGCAAGGAGCCGCTCTCCACGGGGCAGCACCGCTTTGTGCTGGAATACGACACATCCCTGCACCTGCGCTTTTACGAATCCAACGGAGAGCTCAACTGGAACGCCACTGGCGTGTGGGGCTTCCCGATCCTTAACGCTTCGTGCCGCGTCATTCTGCCCAAGGGCGTAGCCGTGCGGCAAACCGCCGCGTGGGCCGGGCCGGCTGGCTCCAAAGATACAAACGGCATTTCAATCGACAGAACGCAAGCCAACGAAGCGGCTTTTACCCTTGCCAGGACCCTTGAGCCGGACACCCAGTTTACGGTGGCTGTAGCCTTTGACAGGCAGAGCATTGCCGACCCGGTGTTTCCGCTTGCATTGCAGCAGCAACGGGAAGAAGAGGCCTTGGAGCTGGCCCGACAAGAAGAGGAGCTCGCTATCAGGGAGCGAGGGCTGCTCTTTGAAGTGCTGTACGATAATCCCTTACTGCCTGCGCAGTGCCTGGCTTTTTGCGCTGTGTTTCTTTATTATTTTCTGCTTTGGCAGCGCCTTGGCATTGACCCGCCCAAGGGTGCCATATTCCCCCGCTATTACCCGCCAAAGGCCGCTCAATGGAGCAAAAAATCTGCTGCTGAGGCTACGCCGCAAGTGCTTTCGCCGCTGGCGGTGGAGTTTTTCTACAAGTCGGCCCGCATCTCTGGCCGGGGGCTTGCCGCCACGTTTCTGGCTCTGGCGTTCAAGGGGCTGTGCCGCATCAGCAAGGCAGACGCTAAAACCTACGCGCTGGAACTGACCGCAGCATCAAACGGGCGCAAAGGGGAGCTTTCCGCAGAAGAACAGACCGTGTACCGCGAGCTTGCGCGCTGTGCGGGTAAGGGTGAAAAACTCTTGCTGCGCCCCAAAGATGAAGATGTCCGCAGTATTTTCAACGCCGCCAGGGCAAACCTTAAGCAAAACTTTAAGGGCGCATGGCGGCTGAACACCTGGGTTGCGGTGCTTGGCTGGTTTTTGGTGCTACCGCTGGCCTTTGCGGCGAGCTTTTGGGAAGTTGACCCTGCCTTGCTTACCCCTGATGGCTCGCAAATGCCGCTGATTCTGCTGCTGCTCGCGGTTTGCTTGGCCTTTTGCGCAGCGCTGGCGCTCCCCCTGCTGCTGATGCGGCAGCAGACAAAATCCTTGCTGGTAACTCTGGGGCTTATGGTTTTGCCCCTGGCCGGGATAACTGCGGTTGGTCTTCAGTTTTATTTTTACGATCTTGGGTGGTTGCTTCTTCTGCTCATGATCATCACGTCCATTGCGTTCACAGCCGTCATCAAGGCTCCAAGCCCCGCAGCGCGCCAGGTATTGGACGAAATTGATGGCCTTGCCATGTACATGCGCACTGCGGAACTGCCACGCATGGAGCAGGTAAGCGCGCAGGACGAAAAGCCCGAAGACACGCCCGAGGTTTTCCGCCGTCTGCTGCCCTATGCACTGGTGCTGGGGCTGGAAAAAACGTGGTGCAACAGGTTTGCCGACCAACTTCAGGCAGCGGCGCTGGAAGACTCCGGCGTTGATGTCGCCCTTGTGCACGGGCATGGCGGCTGGAGCGACTTTTCCAATGGTTTTGGCAGCGCCGTAAGCGCCTCCTCCGCATCTGCCGAATCTTCATCCGCCAGTGGTTTCAGCTCCGGCGGGGGCGGCGCGGGCAGCGGCTCTGGCGGGGGTGGAGGCGGCGGCCTGTGA
- the catA gene encoding type A chloramphenicol O-acetyltransferase — protein sequence MSFTVIDLDTWKRKSYYQHYVHTVRCTYSITVNIEIDSFVKELKLRGIKAYPAQIYILSRAVNNFQEFRMAINTHGELGYWESTSPSYTILNKKTETFSSIFTPFDSNFSNFYDNCIHDMEKYGNSDTLFPQNNMPENLFTVSSFPWHSFTGFNLNIYGEGTYLPPIFTIGRYLEQNGKMHMPLSIQVHHAVCDGYHVGKFIDAVQGLSQNFSDWL from the coding sequence ATGTCATTTACTGTAATCGATTTGGACACCTGGAAAAGAAAATCTTATTATCAGCACTACGTTCATACTGTCCGCTGCACTTACAGCATCACAGTAAATATAGAAATTGATTCATTTGTAAAAGAATTGAAGCTTCGTGGAATTAAGGCATACCCTGCTCAAATATACATACTTTCGCGGGCAGTTAATAATTTTCAAGAATTCAGGATGGCTATAAATACTCATGGCGAGCTTGGTTACTGGGAATCAACAAGCCCGAGTTACACAATTTTAAACAAAAAAACTGAAACTTTCAGCAGCATATTCACGCCATTTGATAGTAACTTCAGCAACTTTTATGACAACTGCATTCACGACATGGAAAAATATGGCAACTCTGACACGCTTTTTCCTCAAAATAACATGCCTGAAAATCTGTTCACGGTTTCATCCTTTCCCTGGCACAGCTTCACCGGCTTCAATCTGAATATTTACGGAGAGGGAACATACCTTCCGCCCATTTTTACAATCGGTCGCTATCTGGAACAAAACGGGAAAATGCACATGCCGCTTTCTATCCAAGTCCATCACGCTGTATGCGATGGCTATCATGTGGGGAAATTTATAGATGCCGTGCAAGGCCTGTCCCAGAACTTCAGCGATTGGCTGTGA
- a CDS encoding helix-turn-helix domain-containing protein, translated as MSKSSASTAALPPKVLAKLEDLGRRIKLARKRRGLTLHEMAKLMMVSVGSLQRLESGTPGTSLGTLVTALLTLGLENDLDSVAAMETDMIGLAHERRRLEGKATGGKDKISYDF; from the coding sequence ATGAGTAAATCATCAGCTTCTACAGCCGCCCTGCCACCCAAGGTTCTGGCAAAACTTGAAGATCTGGGCCGCAGAATCAAACTGGCGCGAAAGCGCCGGGGTCTGACACTGCACGAAATGGCCAAGCTCATGATGGTTTCTGTTGGCTCCCTGCAAAGGCTGGAGAGCGGCACACCGGGAACAAGCCTTGGCACCCTTGTGACTGCCCTGCTCACCCTCGGGCTTGAAAACGACCTGGACAGCGTGGCCGCCATGGAAACGGACATGATCGGCCTTGCCCACGAACGCAGGCGGCTTGAGGGCAAGGCGACGGGCGGGAAGGACAAAATTTCCTACGACTTTTAA